One Umboniibacter marinipuniceus DNA window includes the following coding sequences:
- the pyk gene encoding pyruvate kinase, translating to MRNTKIVATLGPATSDYETLKSLIAAGANVVRLNFSHGEPADHEDRVTKVRKASAELGVHVAILGDLQGPKIRIARFAEGSVVLEEGAEFSLRTDMDKTAGDSQAVAVDYEALITDCDPGDRLLLDDGRVVLVVKEKLATELKCEVVVAGKLSNNKGINKEGGGLSAAALTEKDYADIELAASLDVDYLAVSFPRTGADLEDARQRMNAAGGNALIVAKIERAEVVATPEAMTDVISASDVVMVARGDLAVEIGDAALPGAQKKIIERSRKLGVPVITATQMMESMMDAPAPTRAEVLDVANAVLDGTDAVMLSGETAAGRYPIETVTAMASVIEGTEAYEPQAIRDEALHKDSGQVDEAIANAAMYTARHMGTIKVVANMTESGHTASLMSRVTGALPIVAFCRRKRVANRLALLRNVTPILISADEMVSDTRAEMVTHALNQRGWVQPGEQFILTYGSVNRPGGTNNMKIITV from the coding sequence ATGCGAAATACCAAGATTGTAGCTACGTTAGGCCCCGCAACGAGTGACTACGAAACGTTAAAAAGCCTCATCGCCGCTGGTGCTAACGTCGTGCGTTTGAATTTCTCCCATGGGGAACCCGCGGATCACGAGGATCGAGTCACTAAGGTTCGTAAGGCATCCGCCGAACTGGGTGTTCATGTGGCAATTTTGGGTGACCTGCAAGGGCCAAAGATTCGTATCGCTCGGTTCGCTGAGGGCTCAGTGGTTTTGGAAGAAGGCGCAGAGTTTTCCCTTCGCACGGACATGGATAAAACCGCCGGAGATAGTCAGGCCGTAGCGGTAGACTATGAAGCGTTGATTACCGATTGTGATCCTGGTGATCGTCTGCTGTTAGATGATGGTAGAGTAGTACTCGTTGTAAAGGAAAAACTGGCCACTGAGCTTAAATGTGAAGTGGTTGTTGCGGGTAAGCTATCTAATAACAAAGGTATCAACAAAGAAGGTGGTGGTCTTTCCGCCGCAGCACTTACCGAAAAGGACTACGCCGATATTGAATTGGCTGCTTCGCTAGATGTGGATTATCTAGCGGTCTCATTTCCACGAACTGGCGCTGATTTGGAAGATGCTCGCCAGCGTATGAATGCAGCCGGCGGCAATGCATTGATTGTCGCAAAAATAGAGCGTGCGGAAGTGGTTGCAACACCTGAGGCAATGACTGATGTTATCTCAGCATCGGATGTGGTGATGGTGGCTCGCGGTGACTTGGCGGTTGAAATTGGTGATGCAGCTCTGCCTGGTGCACAGAAGAAGATTATTGAGCGCTCTCGAAAATTAGGCGTACCTGTTATTACGGCTACCCAGATGATGGAGTCAATGATGGATGCGCCGGCACCCACTCGTGCTGAGGTCCTTGACGTGGCGAACGCTGTTCTGGATGGTACCGATGCCGTGATGCTATCCGGAGAAACGGCAGCAGGTCGCTATCCCATTGAAACAGTTACTGCCATGGCATCAGTGATTGAGGGCACTGAGGCGTACGAGCCGCAAGCTATTCGCGACGAAGCGCTCCACAAGGATTCCGGACAGGTAGATGAAGCTATTGCCAATGCAGCCATGTACACCGCTCGCCACATGGGCACAATCAAAGTGGTTGCGAATATGACGGAGTCGGGTCATACCGCTTCATTAATGTCTCGCGTAACCGGTGCGCTGCCTATTGTTGCTTTCTGTCGTCGTAAACGTGTAGCTAACCGCTTAGCGCTGTTGCGCAATGTGACGCCAATATTAATTAGCGCCGATGAAATGGTTTCCGATACTCGGGCCGAAATGGTAACGCATGCGCTTAACCAGCGCGGCTGGGTTCAGCCTGGTGAGCAGTTCATTCTGACTTATGGCAGTGTTAATCGCCCTGGTGGCACCAATAATATGAAAATCATCACCGTTTAG
- a CDS encoding MFS transporter, with product MSNDNSRLNDAVNAARDVKQLGLFASIASLSYVFWVVGGMELVERLAYYGVRATAPIYATTAESEGGLGITMTALGSIFVVWSIIQSLIPVLTGGLSDRYGYKETIFVSTILKMVAYVIMALFPTYWGFFAGAVMLALGTGVFKPGIQGTLVMSTNRENSSMAWGIFYQTVNIGGAMAPVVAGALRQLDWQFVFIACTAIIACNLLLLLTYKEVGKEERLARKAAAVEQTSLVRESLKELANPPLMMYLIVFSGFWFMFMSLFDVLPVHIAEWVDTSTIVSTIWSDGSTPGPIATKLMVLDNDGTRVLPEGLVNINAMLIMTVCFLFAWISSKFKAISAITLGTIMSSGALLAIGGFNYAWFVALAITTFSIGEMLSSPKFSEYLGNMAPRGKKAMYLGFSQFPLFIGWTLESWLGPWMYDRWASKDNISRDYLLSNGVSASEVEAIPIGEAFYRLVDFTGMESLAAQEMLYQANDIGLVWYIMGTVGLLSAFGMFLYGRWMMSLQASIGE from the coding sequence ATGTCGAATGACAATTCACGATTGAACGATGCCGTCAATGCGGCACGTGATGTTAAGCAGCTAGGACTATTTGCATCGATAGCGTCACTGAGCTACGTATTTTGGGTAGTGGGTGGAATGGAGCTGGTAGAGCGCTTAGCCTACTATGGCGTGCGTGCTACGGCGCCTATTTATGCCACAACTGCCGAATCAGAGGGTGGATTAGGCATCACTATGACGGCGCTCGGCTCAATCTTTGTAGTGTGGTCCATTATTCAGTCATTGATTCCGGTGTTAACTGGCGGGCTGTCGGACCGTTACGGCTATAAAGAAACGATCTTTGTCTCGACCATTCTCAAAATGGTGGCCTATGTCATTATGGCGTTGTTTCCCACCTACTGGGGCTTCTTTGCGGGAGCGGTAATGCTGGCGTTAGGTACCGGCGTATTCAAGCCCGGTATTCAAGGCACGCTAGTGATGTCTACCAATCGAGAGAACTCCTCGATGGCCTGGGGGATTTTTTATCAGACGGTAAATATTGGTGGCGCTATGGCACCAGTTGTCGCCGGTGCATTACGTCAACTTGATTGGCAGTTCGTCTTCATAGCCTGTACTGCGATCATCGCCTGTAACTTACTGCTGTTACTTACCTATAAGGAAGTTGGTAAGGAGGAGCGTTTGGCCCGAAAAGCGGCAGCGGTAGAGCAGACTAGCTTGGTGAGAGAGTCGCTAAAAGAGTTAGCGAACCCTCCACTAATGATGTATCTCATCGTTTTCTCCGGCTTCTGGTTTATGTTCATGTCGTTGTTCGATGTTTTGCCGGTGCATATTGCGGAATGGGTTGATACCTCTACGATCGTCAGTACCATTTGGTCTGATGGCTCAACGCCGGGCCCTATCGCGACAAAACTCATGGTCTTGGATAACGATGGTACGCGCGTTCTTCCAGAGGGTTTAGTTAACATTAATGCGATGTTGATTATGACTGTTTGCTTTCTGTTCGCTTGGATTTCTTCGAAGTTTAAAGCCATTAGTGCAATTACACTTGGAACTATCATGAGCTCGGGTGCGCTGCTAGCAATTGGCGGCTTTAATTATGCTTGGTTCGTGGCGTTAGCGATTACTACCTTTAGTATCGGCGAAATGCTATCAAGTCCGAAATTCTCCGAGTACCTGGGTAATATGGCGCCTCGTGGTAAGAAGGCGATGTATTTGGGATTTTCTCAATTTCCACTATTTATAGGCTGGACGTTGGAAAGTTGGTTGGGGCCTTGGATGTACGATCGCTGGGCGTCAAAGGATAATATTTCTAGAGACTACCTATTGAGTAATGGAGTAAGCGCTAGTGAGGTTGAGGCTATCCCAATTGGTGAAGCATTTTATCGCCTAGTAGACTTCACTGGCATGGAGTCACTGGCGGCTCAGGAGATGCTCTATCAGGCTAATGATATCGGTTTAGTTTGGTACATTATGGGAACAGTAGGCCTGTTATCAGCTTTCGGCATGTTCCTATACGGGCGTTGGATGATGAGTCTTCAGGCTTCTATAGGAGAATAA
- a CDS encoding flavin reductase family protein — MSSTIDSQLLREALGQFPTGVTIVTALDADQQPIGMTVSSFNSVSLEPALVLWSVGREAHAFEAFNQASHTVIHVLNAKQKELCLTFATPGADKFAAADTEVNQHGIPMLKDFVARFQCKAYNRYDGGDHVILVSEIEAVEINPASTLTFHRGDFSQLG, encoded by the coding sequence ATGAGCAGCACAATTGACAGTCAACTTCTACGCGAGGCGTTGGGCCAGTTCCCTACCGGCGTAACAATTGTGACGGCTCTTGACGCCGACCAACAGCCTATTGGCATGACTGTCTCAAGCTTTAATAGCGTTTCGTTAGAACCCGCACTTGTTCTTTGGAGTGTCGGTCGTGAAGCGCATGCCTTTGAAGCCTTTAATCAAGCTTCGCATACGGTCATTCATGTCCTCAATGCCAAGCAAAAAGAGCTATGCCTCACTTTTGCCACGCCGGGTGCCGATAAGTTCGCGGCCGCCGATACCGAAGTCAACCAACACGGCATTCCTATGCTGAAGGACTTTGTTGCGCGTTTTCAGTGTAAAGCCTACAACCGCTACGATGGCGGTGATCACGTTATCCTTGTGTCAGAAATTGAAGCGGTGGAAATCAACCCCGCCTCAACCTTAACCTTCCATCGTGGCGATTTCAGCCAGCTCGGCTGA
- the leuA gene encoding 2-isopropylmalate synthase has protein sequence MSGFNHQKYRPMPTFKLADRKWPDADLSHAPIWCSVDLRDGNQALIEPMSVEQKLEMFSSLVELGFKQIEIGFPSASQTEFEFCRRLIDENRIPADVTIQVLVQARKHLIDKTYEALSGVTKAIIHVYNSTSIVQREKVFKLDKAGIIDIAKQGAQWVMEGAVAYPQTQWQFQYSPESFTGTEVDFAVTVCNHVIDIWQPTPQRPCIINLPATVETNTPNVFADQIEYASRHLKHRQAVKLSVHTHNDRGCAVAASEMALLAGADRIEGTILGNGERTGNMDIITLAMNLYSQGIDPELNLGSIEQHLEVFERCTQLPRHPRHPWVGDLVYTAFSGSHQDAIKKCLAIQKDDQPWDIAYLPIDPADLGRDYEAVIRVNSQSGKGGIAYLLEREFGVRLPRWLQIKFSQIVQKVTDQSGREVSGELLYELLWQHFGSLANYQLTSYNIKNADEQTAIDALLKVNDEPLTIQATGGGALEALCLALSHSLDCQINIKQYHEHALQSAASAEAICYVEAEIDGVSSIGIGRSQDVMGAGFQAIISAVAHRAAAIA, from the coding sequence ATGTCAGGCTTCAATCATCAAAAATACCGCCCTATGCCAACCTTCAAGCTTGCCGATCGCAAGTGGCCGGATGCAGACCTAAGTCACGCGCCTATCTGGTGTAGCGTAGACCTGCGTGATGGTAATCAGGCGCTGATTGAACCAATGTCAGTGGAACAAAAATTGGAGATGTTTAGCAGTTTAGTTGAGCTGGGATTCAAACAGATTGAGATAGGTTTCCCTTCAGCGTCGCAAACGGAATTTGAGTTCTGCCGTCGTCTTATCGATGAAAATCGCATTCCTGCGGATGTCACCATCCAAGTACTCGTTCAGGCCCGCAAGCACCTGATTGACAAAACCTATGAAGCATTATCAGGTGTGACGAAAGCAATTATCCACGTCTACAACTCTACTTCCATCGTCCAACGTGAGAAGGTCTTCAAGTTAGATAAGGCAGGTATCATTGACATTGCAAAACAGGGGGCTCAGTGGGTTATGGAAGGCGCTGTGGCCTATCCGCAAACCCAATGGCAATTCCAATATAGCCCTGAGAGTTTTACCGGTACTGAAGTAGACTTCGCCGTCACCGTATGTAACCACGTGATTGACATTTGGCAGCCTACGCCACAGCGCCCCTGTATTATCAACCTTCCGGCAACCGTAGAAACCAATACCCCTAATGTGTTCGCCGATCAAATCGAGTATGCGTCTCGTCACTTAAAACATCGCCAGGCGGTGAAGCTAAGCGTCCACACTCACAATGACCGCGGTTGCGCCGTGGCCGCATCGGAAATGGCGTTACTCGCTGGTGCCGACCGTATAGAAGGTACAATCTTAGGTAACGGTGAACGCACCGGCAACATGGACATTATTACTTTGGCCATGAACCTATATAGCCAAGGCATTGATCCCGAACTTAATTTAGGTAGCATTGAACAGCACCTCGAAGTGTTCGAGCGCTGCACTCAACTACCCCGCCACCCCCGTCATCCATGGGTGGGAGATTTAGTCTACACCGCATTCTCTGGCAGCCATCAAGACGCCATTAAAAAGTGCTTAGCTATACAGAAAGACGATCAACCATGGGATATTGCCTACCTTCCCATTGATCCCGCAGATTTAGGTAGAGACTACGAAGCCGTTATTCGAGTAAATAGCCAGTCGGGCAAAGGCGGTATTGCCTACCTGCTTGAGCGAGAATTCGGCGTTAGACTGCCACGTTGGCTACAAATTAAATTCAGTCAGATCGTGCAGAAGGTCACTGATCAGTCAGGTCGTGAGGTCTCTGGCGAACTACTTTACGAGTTACTCTGGCAGCATTTTGGTTCGCTGGCCAATTATCAACTAACGAGTTACAACATTAAGAATGCCGATGAGCAAACAGCCATCGATGCGCTACTTAAGGTTAACGACGAACCGCTTACCATCCAAGCTACTGGTGGCGGTGCGCTCGAAGCCCTTTGTTTGGCGCTGAGCCATTCCTTAGATTGCCAGATCAACATTAAGCAATACCACGAGCATGCACTTCAATCCGCCGCCAGTGCGGAAGCGATTTGTTACGTGGAAGCAGAAATAGACGGCGTCAGCTCAATTGGTATTGGTCGAAGCCAAGATGTTATGGGTGCCGGCTTCCAAGCTATTATTTCAGCCGTTGCTCATCGGGCTGCGGCTATTGCTTAG
- a CDS encoding Lrp/AsnC family transcriptional regulator, whose product MDKLDKKILSILQTDGSITNIELAERVGLSPTPCARRVKQLEEAGYIAKCVMLLDRKRLGLGLTAYLHVVLERHTRDHFERFETALEQFDEVVECALITGQDADYLLKVVVPDLDYYQRFLLNNLTEIEGVKGVQSSFVLQTPISSTQLPLKHLTDEL is encoded by the coding sequence ATGGATAAGTTAGATAAAAAGATACTTTCTATTCTTCAAACAGATGGTTCGATAACGAATATCGAGTTAGCAGAACGGGTAGGCCTTTCACCAACGCCCTGTGCAAGGCGTGTTAAGCAGTTAGAGGAAGCTGGGTATATCGCCAAATGCGTAATGCTTTTAGATCGTAAGCGGTTAGGACTTGGTTTGACGGCCTATTTGCACGTGGTACTCGAGCGCCATACCCGCGATCACTTCGAACGCTTCGAAACGGCGTTGGAGCAGTTTGATGAGGTAGTTGAATGCGCACTGATCACTGGGCAAGACGCCGATTACCTTTTGAAAGTAGTGGTACCGGACTTAGACTACTATCAACGTTTCCTGCTAAATAATTTAACGGAAATTGAAGGAGTGAAGGGTGTTCAGAGTTCCTTTGTGCTGCAAACTCCGATCTCCAGCACTCAGTTACCACTAAAACATCTGACCGATGAGCTTTGA
- a CDS encoding DUF4399 domain-containing protein, with protein sequence MTKLFLQFGLMLSVFASGLTLAASPSADDVELYIVTPADNATVTSPVKVVFGLSGMGVAPAGVERANTGHHHLLIDHDELPEPGKPMGGDVRHFGGGQTEVELTLEPGQHTLQLILGDHFHVPHEPMVVSKKITIFVE encoded by the coding sequence ATGACTAAACTATTTTTACAATTTGGATTGATGCTCTCGGTGTTTGCTTCTGGTCTCACCTTGGCTGCAAGCCCTTCTGCTGATGACGTTGAACTCTACATTGTCACACCGGCGGATAATGCAACGGTCACCTCGCCCGTTAAGGTGGTATTCGGGCTCAGCGGTATGGGTGTGGCTCCTGCGGGTGTTGAACGTGCTAATACAGGGCATCATCACTTGCTGATTGATCATGATGAGTTACCAGAGCCAGGGAAGCCAATGGGCGGCGATGTGCGCCACTTTGGGGGTGGTCAAACTGAGGTTGAATTGACCTTAGAACCTGGTCAACACACCCTTCAGCTCATCTTAGGAGATCATTTTCATGTGCCTCACGAGCCAATGGTAGTTTCTAAGAAAATCACCATTTTTGTGGAGTAA
- a CDS encoding transglycosylase SLT domain-containing protein, with amino-acid sequence MLRKLLIGVSLCAFITGCATTRPNNLDNMCSIFEQRSDWYEAALDAQERWGTPIQVPMSIIYQESSFRHDAQPAMRYFLFIPYGRPSTAYGYPQAKDETWDEYIRETGNWGADRDDFDDAIDFIAWYVNKTQRITGVSKWDAYNQYLAYHEGRGGFSRGSHQSKTWLLNTARRVDDRAKTYSAQYRACKDDLDSWF; translated from the coding sequence ATGCTACGTAAGTTGTTAATTGGGGTGTCTCTGTGCGCGTTTATAACGGGCTGTGCCACTACTCGCCCCAACAACCTAGACAATATGTGTAGTATTTTCGAGCAGCGCTCAGATTGGTACGAAGCTGCGCTTGACGCTCAAGAACGCTGGGGTACACCTATTCAAGTACCGATGTCCATTATCTATCAAGAGAGCTCGTTTCGTCACGATGCGCAACCAGCAATGCGTTACTTTTTATTCATCCCCTATGGCCGACCCAGTACCGCCTATGGTTACCCGCAAGCCAAGGACGAAACTTGGGATGAGTATATCCGCGAGACCGGTAACTGGGGAGCAGATAGAGACGACTTCGATGATGCCATAGATTTCATTGCTTGGTATGTTAACAAGACGCAACGAATTACGGGTGTATCGAAGTGGGATGCCTATAACCAGTATCTTGCCTATCACGAAGGTCGTGGGGGGTTTAGCCGTGGTTCACATCAGAGTAAGACATGGCTACTGAACACCGCTAGACGCGTTGATGATAGAGCGAAGACCTATAGCGCCCAATATCGTGCTTGCAAGGATGATCTCGATAGCTGGTTCTAA
- a CDS encoding energy transducer TonB: protein MIRFVLILSVAIFSGLSAQQPAALEREQPTPIVRILPQYPVTGLGREGEVELEFVINEVGRAVDIKVVSAVPEGVFEQAAMDALSLWLYRPIELAGKPIAVSGVRERFRFLPPSA, encoded by the coding sequence GTGATTAGATTCGTACTCATTCTGTCCGTGGCTATTTTTAGCGGACTTAGCGCCCAACAACCAGCGGCTTTGGAGCGGGAGCAGCCAACACCAATCGTTCGTATTCTGCCTCAGTATCCGGTCACAGGGCTTGGCAGAGAGGGCGAGGTTGAGCTTGAGTTTGTTATCAATGAAGTTGGCCGTGCGGTTGATATTAAGGTAGTGAGCGCGGTACCTGAAGGGGTCTTTGAACAGGCGGCGATGGATGCGCTAAGTCTGTGGCTATACCGGCCTATTGAATTAGCCGGCAAGCCTATTGCTGTATCGGGTGTGCGCGAGCGATTTCGCTTTCTGCCGCCGTCAGCGTAG